From a region of the Oncorhynchus keta strain PuntledgeMale-10-30-2019 chromosome 13, Oket_V2, whole genome shotgun sequence genome:
- the LOC118392320 gene encoding suppressor APC domain-containing protein 1-like — protein MAYPQCPAPGSYTMVIIPLRSSLYSLDALRFYLWIKRLKNLEREQDSLWTGLQVLERARLWYRHRLDIHRSRQANVRTGAGARAEVWGGAGVSSCLLRSQIQRVNGSLGSLMIEPNVTSCPSSPKRDGVEVSDNELRWQNTVLVQEVSEKNVQISLLELERDRLLQELSVHLGVEV, from the exons ATGGCTTACCCTCAGTGCCCAGCCCCTGGGTCCTACACCATGGTCATCATCCCTCTCCGGAGCAGCCTCTACAGTCTTGACGCCCTACGCTTCTACCTATGG ATTAAGAGGCTAAAGAACTTGGAGAGGGAGCAGGACTCTCTGTGGACCGGGCTGCAGGTTCTGGAGCGAGCCCGACTATGGTACCGTCATAGACTGGATATCCACAGATCCAGGCAGGCTAACGTGCGCACCGGGGCTGGAGCTAGGGCAGAGGTGTGGGGAGGAGCG GGGGTGTCATCGTGCCTCCTGCGGTCTCAGATCCAGAGGGTGAATGGATCTCTCGGTAGTCTGATGATTGAGCCCAACGTAACCAGCTGCCCCTCCTCTCCGAAGAGGGACGGGGTCGAGGTATCAGACAATGAGCTACGGTGGCAGAACACGGTACTGGTACAG GAGGTGAGCGAGAAGAATGTTCAAATCTCCCTgttggagctggagagagaccgCCTTTTGCAAGAGCTGAGTGTGCATCTTGGTGTGGAAGTGTAG
- the LOC118392323 gene encoding cyclin-dependent kinase inhibitor 1B-like — MASSLSSDGAMLVCGSMEELKRRAQGPVRRNLFGPVDHEQLQQDFQRHLCMTVESANKRWDFDFNAGRPATNSASMEWEEMKCQDVPAFYHSCVVKKPVIGIAGRRAESENVRLARASSPGSSSNGEEYLEVTTRESYRIQRSEKMVASQKAGAVKRRQAAITEFFVVKKRRAMHHKRSSLQ; from the exons ATGGCATCATCATTATCATCTGATGGGGCCATGTTGGTCTGTGGGAGTATGGAGGAGCTGAAGCGCAGGGCCCAGGGCCCGGTGAGGAGGAACCTGTTTGGGCCTGTGGACCACGAGCAGCTGCAACAGGACTTCCAGAGGCACCTGTGTATGACCGTGGAGTCGGCCAACAAGCGCTGGGACTTTGACTTCAACGCCGGCCGGCCGGCCACCAACAGCGCCAGCATGGAGTGGGAGGAGATGAAGTGCCAGGATGTGCCGGCGTTCTACCACAGCTGTGTGGTAAAGAAGCCGGTGATTGGCATCGCCGGGCGGAGGGCAGAGAGCGAGAATGTCAGGCTGGCGCGGGCATCATCTCCAGGGTCGTCCAGCAATGGAGAGGAGTACCTGGAGGTGACCACCAGGGAGAGCTATAGGATCCAGAGGTCGGAGAAGATGGTGGCCAGCCAGAAGGCAGGAGCAGTCAAACGGAGACAAGCCGCCATAACAG AATTCTTTGTTGTGAAGAAGAGGAGGGCCATGCACCACAAACGGTCCTCCCTGCAGTAA
- the LOC118392324 gene encoding sugar phosphate exchanger 3-like → MSSPCCGFLAQYTHHHLVAFLLTFFSYVLLHASRKTFSNVKVSISAQWTPSVQNASSPAFSPGETWENNLFADSDEATLFLGVLDTIFLFSYAVGLYMSGVIGDRMNLRYVLSFGLCGSAIVEFVFGTLTEWLQFYNIYLYCGLWVLNGLLQSAVWPCVVAVMGNWFGKSGRGFVFGLWSACASVGNILGAFLASSVLKYGYEYAFLVTSVLQFAGGVVVFFGLLTSPKEVGLCLESETSLSPVERDADSHRPLMSDEEDEEEEGEEEGSEEVCDGGYYTIQQGDEETPKAIGFCQAFCLPGVLPYSLAYACLKLVNYSFFFWLPFYLSRNFGWKEAQADRLSVWYDVGGIIGGTIQGLISDCMGKRAPVLAVSLLLAMGALVGYSHSPPDQVVNAALLATTGFFIGGPSNMISSAISADLGRQEALRGSQEALATVTGIVDGTGSIGAAAGQYLVSLIESKLGWMCVFYFFIVMTGGSIVFILPLIVTETRAMWRDRQARTHRL, encoded by the exons ATGTCGTCCCCGTGCTGTGGCTTCCTGGCGCAGTACACCCACCATCACCTGGTCGCCTTCCTCCTCACCTTCTTTAG ctaTGTCCTCCTGCATGCCTCAAGGAAGACCTTCAGTAATGTGAAAGTGAGCATCTCAGCCCAGTGGACTCCCTCTGTGCAGAATGCCAGCTCTCCTGCCTTCTCACCCGGGGAG ACATGGGAGAATAACCTGTTTGCAGACTCCGATGAAGCCACTCTGTTCCTGGGTGTCCTTGACACCATCTTCCTGTTTTCCTACGCCGTG GGCCTATATATGAGTGGAGTGATCGGAGACCGCATGAACCTCCGGTATGTCCTCTCCTTTGGTCTGTGTGGTTCAGCCATAGTG GAGTTTGTGTTTGGTACCCTGACTGAGTGGCTGCAGTTCTATAACATCTACCTGTACTGTGGCCTTTGGGTACTGAACGGCCTACTGCAGTCTGCTGTCTGGCCCTGTGTGGTGGCAGTCATGGGGAACTGGTTCGGCAAGTCGGG gcgaggttttgtgtttggcctgtgGAGTGCCTGTGCCTCTGTTGGGAACATTCTGGGAGCTTTCCTGGCATCCAGTGTTCTCAAGTACGGATATGAG TATGCCTTCCTGGTCACTTCAGTGCTGCAGTTTgctggtggggtggtggtgttctTTGGTCTGCTCACCTCCCCTAAAGAAGTGG GTCTGTGTTTGGAGTCAGAGACAAGTCTGAGTCCAgtggagagagatgcagacagccACAGGCCTCTGATGAGTGAtgaagaggatgaggaagaggagggggaagaggagggatcgGAGGAGGTGTGTGACGGAGGGTACTACACCATCCAGCAGGGGGATGAGGAAACACCCAAAGCCATCGGATTCTGCCAGGCCTTCTGCCTGCCCGGGGTGCTGCCT TATTCTCTGGCGTACGCGTGTCTGAAGCTGGTGAACTACTCCTTCTTCTTCTGGTTGCCCTTCTACCTGAGCAGGAACTTTGGCTGGAAGGAGGCCCAAGCCGACAGGCTCTCTGTGTGGTACGACGTGGGAGGCATCATAG GTGGTACGATCCAGGGCCTGATCTCAGACTGCATGGGGAAGAGAGCTCCAGTGTTAGCCGTCAGTCTGCTGCTGGCTATGGGAGCCCTGGTGGGGTACAGTC ACTCCCCTCCGGACCAGGTGGTGAATGCAGCTCTCCTGGCCACCACAGGTTTCTTCATAGGAGGGCCATCCAACATGATCAGCTCAGCCATCTCTGCAGACCTGGGGCGACAGGAGGCCCTCAGGGGCAGTCAGGAGGCTCTGGCTACCGTCACCGGCATAGTGGACGGGACTGGGAGTATTGGAGCTGCAGCgggacag TACTTGGTATCGCTGATCGAGAGCAAACTGGGCTGGATGTGTGTGTTCTACTTCTTCATAGTCATG ACGGGGGGCAGCATAGTCTTCATCTTGCCGCTGATCGTGACTGAGACTCGGGCCAtgtggagggacagacaggcaAGGACACACCGGCTGTGA
- the LOC118392319 gene encoding achaete-scute homolog 3-like, which yields MRDDYDDSVRREMSEQKKGLYERIPYVQPIALGLSMNHQIAHYKDTLGLPFPLNTTTYLDPVYGQRFAGSLSYFPFHRHIGVYDYSFEPAFIRKRNERERQRVRCVNEGYARLREHLPQEFEDKRLSKVETLRAAIYYIKHLQSMLDVNVSSGGGIVEMSAGEMRSRAPVPKMTECYSDGESKNSDSGELRF from the exons ATGAGAGATGATTATGACGACTCTGTGAGGAG AGAGATGTCGGAACAGAAGAAGGGATTATATGAGCGCATCCCATATGTCCAACCCATAGCGCTCGGCCTCTCCATGAATCACCAGATAGCGCATTACAAGGACACGCTTGGACTTCCCTTTCCCCTGAACACAACAACCTACCTGGATCCTGTGTACGGTCAGAGATTCGCAGGGAGTCTCTCATATTTCCCATTCCACAGGCACATCGGTGTATATGACTATTCATTCGAACCAGCGTTCATTCGAAAAAGGAACGAAAGGGAACGGCAGCGGGTGCGCTGTGTAAACGAGGGTTACGCACGGCTCCGGGAGCATCTTCCCCAAGAGTTCGAGGACAAAAGACTCAGCAAAGTGGAGACACTGCGTGCTGCAATATACTACATAAAACACTTGCAGAGTATGTTGGATGTCAACGTGTCCAGTGGTGGTGGGATAGTTGAAATGTCAGCTGGAGAGATGCGCAGCCGTGCGCCCGTGCCAAAGATGACAGAATGCTACAGCGACGGCGAGTCAAAGAACAGCGACAGTGGAGAGTTACGTTTCTAG
- the LOC118392322 gene encoding dnaJ homolog subfamily B member 9-like, which produces MATAQSVLMLAVCILMITEFILAQRDYYDILGVPKDASERQIKKAFHKLAMKYHPDRNKSPDAEAKFREIAEAYETLSDDKRRLEYDQFGHGPSPGEPGTGGGRSGQHFHQNFNFNFDDLFRDSDLFGHNQHSHHKRAFNSHFQAHQQAHQKAQNRHKRHFQGSFGGELFDDVFEDMEKMFSFNGHTGGADSRFQGSAKQHCRTVTQRRGNMVTTYTDCS; this is translated from the exons ATGGCCACAGCACAGTCCGTCTTAATGTTAGCAGTATGTATTCTCATGATAACTGAGTTCATACTGGCACAGAGGGACTACTATGACATCCTAGGTGTGCCAAAAGATGCCTCTGAGCGCCAGATCAAGAAGGCCTTCCATAAGCTAGCCATGAAGTACCATCCTGACCGAAACAAGAGTCCTGACGCAGAGGCAAAGTTCAGGGAAATAGCTGAGG CCTACGAGACGTTATCAGACGATAAGAGGAGACTGGAGTATGACCAGTTTGGACATGGCCCCTCCCCTGGTGAGCCAGGCACAGGAGGTGGGAGGAGTGGACAGCACTTCCACCAGAACTTTAACTTCAACTTTGATGACCTGTTCAGAGACTCTGACCTGTTCGGTCATAACCAGCACTCCCATCACAAGAGGGCCTTCAACAGCCACTTCCAGGcccaccaacaggcccatcagAAGGCCCAGAACAGGCACAAGAGACACTTCCAGGGCTCCTTTGGTGGAGAACTCTTTGATGACGTGTTTGAGGACATGGAGAAGATGTTCTCGTTTAATGGACACACAGGCGGGGCGGACAGCCGGTTCCAGGGCTCGGCAAAACAACACTGCAGGACAGTGACACAGCGCAGAGGGAACATGGTCACCACATACACAGACTGTTCTTGA